A window of Ignavibacterium sp. contains these coding sequences:
- a CDS encoding cob(I)yrinic acid a,c-diamide adenosyltransferase has product MKIYTKAGDKGETSLFGGERVQKNNQRINAYGTVDELNAFIGLALTEIKSDEIRNVLIDLQNKLFIVGSDLATPDTEKNKKLNITRTGEDFIKKAEADIDIFTEKLDELRNFILPGGSKGSAMLHVCRTICRRAEREIVALKNFEKINENIIVFLNRISDLFFVLSRYENKVSNYPDTIWKPQ; this is encoded by the coding sequence ATGAAAATTTATACTAAAGCCGGCGATAAAGGTGAAACAAGTCTTTTTGGAGGAGAAAGAGTTCAAAAAAATAATCAACGAATAAACGCTTACGGAACAGTTGATGAATTGAATGCTTTCATCGGATTAGCTCTTACGGAAATAAAAAGTGATGAAATCAGAAATGTGCTGATTGATTTGCAAAACAAGCTTTTCATAGTTGGCTCTGATTTGGCTACACCGGATACGGAAAAAAATAAAAAACTTAATATCACCAGAACAGGCGAGGATTTTATAAAAAAAGCAGAAGCCGATATAGATATCTTTACAGAGAAACTTGACGAACTACGGAACTTCATTCTGCCTGGCGGGTCTAAAGGTTCAGCAATGCTTCATGTTTGCAGAACAATCTGTCGTCGTGCTGAAAGAGAAATTGTTGCTTTGAAAAATTTTGAAAAGATTAATGAAAACATCATTGTCTTCTTAAATAGAATTTCCGATTTATTTTTTGTTCTTTCTCGTTATGAAAATAAAGTCTCAAATTATCCTGACACAATTTGGAAACCTCAGTAA
- a CDS encoding DUF2752 domain-containing protein, translating to MKNYLPNIKSFVITVKSLINSFYKLVGLEGIVWISALIYLATYSNYNQNHFTICPLSNLGIDNCPGCGLGRSVSVVLHGQFLHSFDFHWLGIPALIIILFRIFQLIRNNFNHYFKPINKGASHA from the coding sequence ATGAAAAATTACTTGCCAAATATTAAATCATTCGTCATCACGGTTAAGAGTTTAATAAATTCATTTTATAAACTTGTTGGACTTGAGGGAATCGTTTGGATATCAGCTTTAATTTATCTCGCCACTTATTCAAATTATAATCAGAATCATTTTACTATTTGTCCACTTTCGAATTTAGGAATTGATAATTGTCCTGGTTGTGGTTTGGGTAGGTCTGTCTCTGTGGTTTTACATGGACAGTTTCTCCATTCATTTGATTTTCACTGGCTTGGCATTCCTGCACTGATAATTATTTTATTCAGAATTTTCCAATTGATAAGAAATAACTTTAATCACTATTTCAAACCAATAAATAAAGGAGCAAGTCATGCCTAA
- a CDS encoding TM2 domain-containing protein: MPNVFQLMPSLEPEEMAYIQELIKDFTDQQAQQFALTYMSRRKDPTNILIFALIGFVGIAGVHRFVLGQVGMGVLYLLTGGLCLIGTIVDLVNHKKLALEFNIKTAQQVAMMIKQYS; encoded by the coding sequence ATGCCTAATGTATTTCAATTAATGCCAAGTCTTGAACCGGAAGAAATGGCATACATTCAGGAATTAATCAAAGACTTTACTGATCAGCAGGCACAGCAGTTTGCATTAACCTATATGTCAAGAAGAAAAGATCCAACCAACATACTAATATTCGCTTTGATTGGTTTTGTTGGAATAGCTGGTGTTCACAGATTTGTTTTGGGTCAGGTTGGAATGGGTGTTCTGTATCTTCTTACTGGTGGTTTATGTTTAATCGGAACAATTGTGGATTTAGTTAATCACAAGAAGCTTGCTCTGGAGTTTAATATAAAAACTGCGCAACAAGTTGCGATGATGATTAAACAGTATTCGTAG
- the dapF gene encoding diaminopimelate epimerase — protein MNEIYFYKLTGAGNDFVFIDKRQNPHINLSASQIKSICDRRFGIGADGVIIIKDIAQYDFEMLYYNADGSTGSLCANGARCAIWFAEKTNRLKNRKAKFISNSVEYSGEVISDELVRFNLNPPTKAKFNFRIKAADQLIKADFIDTGSPHIVIEISEILKDPKNPFSNYQEISEVPVYELGREIRYHKDFAPIGTNVNFYKFENDKIYIRTYERGVEDETLACGTGSVAVAISAFVNKKISLPISLITWGGETLIVNFDIENQKVSNVTLTGPAKIVFEGKISGNFFTKME, from the coding sequence ATGAATGAAATTTATTTCTATAAGTTAACAGGTGCAGGAAATGATTTTGTCTTTATTGATAAAAGACAAAATCCACATATCAATTTATCGGCATCACAGATAAAAAGTATTTGCGACAGAAGATTCGGAATTGGCGCTGATGGAGTTATAATTATTAAAGATATTGCACAGTATGATTTCGAAATGCTTTATTATAATGCTGATGGCTCTACCGGAAGCTTGTGTGCAAATGGTGCAAGATGTGCAATCTGGTTTGCAGAAAAAACTAATCGTCTGAAAAATCGGAAAGCTAAATTCATCTCAAATTCAGTTGAATATTCCGGTGAAGTAATCAGTGATGAATTAGTTAGGTTTAATCTCAATCCTCCGACTAAAGCAAAATTCAATTTCAGAATAAAAGCTGCTGATCAATTAATTAAAGCAGATTTTATTGATACCGGTTCACCACACATTGTTATAGAAATTTCTGAAATACTTAAAGATCCTAAAAATCCATTTTCAAATTATCAGGAAATTTCTGAGGTTCCTGTTTATGAGCTTGGAAGGGAAATCAGATACCATAAAGATTTTGCTCCAATTGGTACAAATGTGAATTTTTATAAATTCGAAAATGATAAAATCTATATACGTACTTACGAAAGAGGAGTTGAAGATGAGACTTTAGCTTGTGGAACTGGCTCGGTTGCAGTTGCCATATCAGCTTTTGTAAATAAAAAAATTTCTCTGCCAATTTCATTAATCACTTGGGGAGGCGAAACATTAATTGTAAATTTCGATATAGAAAATCAGAAAGTTAGTAATGTAACGCTAACGGGTCCTGCAAAGATTGTCTTTGAAGGAAAAATTTCTGGTAATTTTTTCACTAAAATGGAGTAA
- a CDS encoding tetratricopeptide repeat protein, with translation MKFKPVYIYGIILIAVIAVIIIATNQREEKISAIEDIANKEMPQDDVHKNLGKENPHGQVKVSEEVKKKMEELKAAVDANPNDTSKVREFADFLLAAHKPDESIPYYEMILKKDPKRKDIRFSLTFIYYNKGELDKAEEETKKILEIDKNDSMAKYNLGAIEATRGNNEKAREIWNKLIQEDPKSETAELARNALTILK, from the coding sequence ATGAAATTCAAACCAGTTTATATCTATGGAATTATTTTAATAGCTGTGATTGCTGTAATAATCATTGCGACAAATCAGAGAGAGGAAAAAATATCAGCTATTGAAGATATCGCAAACAAGGAAATGCCTCAGGATGATGTTCATAAAAATCTTGGTAAAGAAAATCCTCACGGACAAGTTAAAGTTAGTGAAGAAGTAAAGAAAAAAATGGAAGAGCTGAAAGCAGCTGTTGACGCAAATCCAAATGATACTTCCAAGGTAAGGGAGTTTGCTGACTTCTTACTCGCTGCTCACAAACCAGACGAATCAATTCCTTATTATGAGATGATTTTAAAGAAAGATCCGAAAAGAAAAGACATTCGTTTCTCTTTAACATTTATTTATTACAATAAAGGTGAACTTGATAAAGCAGAGGAAGAAACAAAAAAAATATTAGAGATTGATAAAAATGATTCGATGGCAAAGTATAATCTTGGTGCAATTGAAGCCACAAGAGGTAACAATGAGAAAGCACGTGAAATCTGGAATAAACTTATTCAGGAAGATCCTAAATCTGAAACTGCAGAACTTGCCCGCAATGCATTAACAATACTGAAGTAA
- a CDS encoding NAD(P)-binding domain-containing protein: MEQLIENLIAYALVFSLAIVIIFIYLRKNKRQSYQNYAKLKKAKETGLHEPVSLHPVVNPDICIGSGACIKACPEKDILGLLNGKATTINASRCVGHGACFHACPVQAITLCIGTEKRGVELPHISQEFETNIPAVYIAGELGGMGLIKNAVEQGKQAVEFFARKLKRSAKAKYDIIIVGAGPAGISASLTAAKNNLKFLTLEQDTIGGTVMSFPRSKIVMTSPMDLPLWGKVKLFQTNKSELIDLWRNVLEKNKIKINEEEKVERIEKIDDYFIVTTNHDQYTSNGVLLAIGRRGSPRKLGVPGENKGKVYYRLLEPELIHNQNILVVGGGDSAVESAMLLADESNRVTLSYRGENFSRIKPLNYERIHQYIKKRKVNVIFNSVVKEIFDNEVELLVGPEQKLMKLKNDLVYVFVGGILPITFLESIGIKITKKFGEAILKHE; the protein is encoded by the coding sequence ATGGAGCAATTGATAGAAAATCTAATAGCTTATGCTTTAGTTTTTTCTCTTGCAATTGTCATTATCTTCATTTACTTGCGGAAGAACAAAAGACAATCTTACCAAAACTACGCAAAGCTGAAAAAAGCAAAAGAAACCGGTTTACACGAACCGGTTTCGTTGCATCCTGTTGTTAATCCTGATATTTGTATCGGAAGTGGAGCTTGTATTAAAGCTTGTCCTGAAAAAGATATTCTCGGATTACTAAATGGAAAAGCTACAACAATTAACGCATCAAGGTGCGTTGGTCATGGAGCTTGTTTTCATGCTTGTCCTGTTCAGGCAATTACACTTTGCATCGGCACAGAAAAAAGAGGGGTTGAATTACCACACATCTCACAGGAGTTTGAAACTAATATTCCGGCTGTTTATATCGCCGGTGAACTTGGCGGAATGGGATTAATTAAAAATGCAGTAGAACAAGGCAAGCAAGCTGTAGAATTCTTTGCAAGAAAATTAAAAAGATCAGCAAAAGCTAAATATGATATTATAATTGTTGGAGCTGGTCCTGCTGGAATTTCTGCTTCTCTTACTGCTGCAAAGAATAACCTAAAATTTTTAACTCTTGAACAAGATACAATTGGCGGTACGGTAATGAGTTTTCCCAGATCTAAAATTGTTATGACTTCACCAATGGATTTACCGCTTTGGGGAAAGGTCAAATTATTTCAGACAAACAAGAGTGAATTGATTGATTTATGGCGAAATGTTCTTGAGAAAAATAAAATTAAAATTAATGAAGAGGAAAAGGTTGAACGAATTGAAAAAATAGATGATTATTTTATAGTTACTACCAATCACGACCAATACACATCAAATGGTGTTTTGTTGGCAATCGGAAGAAGAGGAAGCCCGAGAAAGCTTGGTGTGCCCGGTGAAAACAAAGGTAAAGTTTATTACAGGTTACTTGAACCTGAATTAATTCATAATCAGAATATACTTGTTGTAGGTGGTGGAGATTCTGCAGTTGAGTCAGCAATGCTTCTAGCTGATGAATCAAACAGAGTTACACTTTCTTATCGTGGAGAAAATTTTTCCAGAATAAAACCACTTAATTATGAAAGAATTCATCAATACATAAAGAAGAGAAAAGTTAATGTAATATTTAATTCTGTGGTTAAAGAAATTTTTGATAACGAAGTTGAATTATTAGTAGGACCAGAACAAAAGTTAATGAAGTTGAAAAATGATCTTGTTTATGTTTTTGTCGGAGGAATTCTTCCAATAACTTTTCTTGAAAGCATCGGAATAAAGATTACCAAAAAATTTGGCGAAGCAATTCTGAAACATGAATAA
- a CDS encoding cytochrome c3 family protein yields the protein MNKTVLDKILCLIVILSIKISAQISPGELTSFHANLEGLSNCTKCHELGKQVLNSKCLDCHTEIKFLISNNRGYHSSGEVKSKDCWSCHSEHHGRNFRIINFNKDNFNHSKTGFSLTGSHEKIDCEKCHQSIFISDAKIKKRKNTYLGLNTNCISCHEDFHKGSLGTDCASCHNTEKFNDVKKFDHNKTQFKLTGSHESVECAKCHPSEVKNGVKKTKFKGLSFSNCSPCHSDVHKGAFGKDCKSCHITKSFKIINQSAFDHSKTRFPLVGKHNSVKCNDCHKGSINNKPLFSKCTDCHKDYHNGDFVRNNIVTDCKACHNEMGFSPSLFTVEQHNQLKFKLDGAHLAIPCFSCHKKNEEWNFRFTRTDCQSCHQNVHGNELTEKFLPGNNCQSCHNSASWRTISFNHSGTGFELLGKHSKVECRDCHYKIESNNKRKFKFVSLNNECIECHKDIHFGQFEVNGKSDCLKCHSFENWKPEKFNHNKTRFSLEGAHSKLKCSQCHPSESKNGNTFIKYKLDDFKCASCHSQRL from the coding sequence ATGAATAAAACAGTTTTAGACAAAATACTTTGTTTGATTGTAATTTTATCAATAAAGATATCTGCACAGATTTCACCCGGTGAGCTGACATCTTTCCACGCAAATCTTGAAGGATTAAGTAATTGTACAAAATGTCACGAACTTGGTAAACAGGTACTTAACTCAAAGTGCCTTGATTGTCATACAGAAATTAAATTTTTAATCTCAAACAACAGAGGTTATCACTCTTCCGGCGAAGTTAAATCAAAAGATTGCTGGTCTTGCCATAGTGAACATCATGGGAGAAACTTTAGAATAATAAATTTTAATAAAGATAATTTTAATCATTCAAAAACAGGATTTTCTTTAACCGGTTCTCATGAAAAAATTGATTGCGAAAAATGTCATCAATCAATATTTATTTCTGATGCTAAAATCAAAAAAAGAAAAAATACTTATCTCGGTCTTAATACAAATTGTATTTCCTGTCACGAAGATTTTCATAAAGGCAGTTTAGGAACTGATTGTGCAAGCTGTCATAATACAGAAAAGTTCAATGATGTTAAAAAATTTGATCACAATAAAACTCAGTTTAAACTCACTGGTTCTCATGAATCCGTTGAATGTGCAAAGTGTCATCCATCTGAAGTAAAAAACGGAGTTAAAAAAACAAAATTCAAAGGATTAAGTTTTTCGAACTGCTCGCCCTGTCATAGTGATGTTCACAAAGGTGCATTTGGTAAAGATTGTAAATCATGTCATATAACAAAATCATTCAAGATTATTAATCAGAGTGCATTTGATCATTCCAAAACAAGGTTTCCGTTAGTTGGAAAACACAATTCTGTCAAATGTAATGATTGTCATAAAGGTTCAATAAATAACAAACCATTATTTTCAAAGTGTACTGATTGTCATAAGGATTATCATAATGGTGATTTTGTCAGGAATAATATCGTAACAGATTGTAAAGCATGCCATAATGAAATGGGATTTAGCCCATCGCTTTTTACTGTTGAGCAGCACAATCAGTTGAAGTTTAAGTTAGATGGTGCTCATCTGGCTATTCCTTGTTTCAGTTGTCATAAAAAAAATGAAGAATGGAATTTTAGATTTACCAGAACTGACTGTCAAAGTTGTCACCAAAATGTTCACGGAAATGAATTAACAGAGAAATTTTTACCAGGCAATAATTGCCAGAGCTGTCACAATTCTGCTTCCTGGAGAACTATTTCATTTAATCATTCGGGAACAGGATTTGAACTGCTTGGTAAACATTCTAAAGTTGAATGTCGCGATTGTCATTATAAAATTGAAAGTAATAATAAAAGAAAATTCAAATTTGTTTCATTGAATAATGAATGCATTGAGTGTCATAAGGATATTCACTTCGGACAGTTTGAAGTAAATGGTAAATCAGATTGTTTAAAGTGTCATTCATTTGAAAATTGGAAGCCAGAGAAGTTTAACCATAACAAAACAAGATTTTCATTGGAGGGTGCACATAGCAAATTAAAATGTTCGCAGTGCCATCCTTCAGAATCAAAAAACGGAAATACTTTTATAAAATATAAATTGGATGATTTCAAATGCGCATCCTGTCATTCACAACGGTTATAG